DNA from Dietzia lutea:
GCCTCGCCCTCCCAGGCACGCGATTCGACCAGCAGCGCGCTCATCGTCTCCAACCGCTGCTCGGGGGCATCTCCTCCATGGTGACCAGCCCGCGGGCGGCGTCCATCTCCTGCGAGAAGTAGAGCCGGGCCACTGCGGCCATGAGGGCGTCGAAGTCGGCGAAATGCCAGTAGAAACTGCCCTTGGTGACGCCGAAGTCCGCACACAAGCGGCTGATCTTGACCGCGGACCTGCCCTCGGTCATGAGGAGGTCGAGGCCGGCGCGGGCCCAGTCGTCCGCCGAGAGACGTCCGGTCCGGGGCACGCTCGGGCGGGCCGACCAGGTCGATCCCTGGGTCATCCGTCCGCCCCGCCGTGTCGTGTCATCATCTGCGCCAGCCTACGTCGGGCCGAGCGCCTCCATGCCGAGACCGCGCGACCCGGGGACCCGCTCAGTACGCGACGCGCTCCGGACCATGCAGCCCCTCGGACGATCGACGAACTCCCCCCCACCTGTAAACCATACCGCTGGGTATTGTGACTCGCGTCGTACTCGGGTGGGGGTTCTGATGGACGTGTTCGACGGCAGTGGACGACGGCCGGTGCTCACCCGGCGACGGCTCCTGGGTGCCGCCGCGGGCGTCGTGGGCGTCGGTCTCGTGGGCACCGCCGCCACGCGCGCGCAGAGCGGCCCCGGCTCGCTCGGCCCCAGCCCGCTCCTCTTCCACTCCCCCGACCTCGAGAGCTGCCCCGGCCGGACGTCCTGCGTGGCGAGAACCTCGACCTGGCCGCGCGCACGGGCACGCACCGTTTCCACCGCGACCTGCCGTCGACGATCACCCTGGGGTACGGCACCGCCGGGTACCTCGGCCCGGTGATCGAGGCACACGGCGGGGTGCGGACCGCGCTGACGTACCGCAA
Protein-coding regions in this window:
- a CDS encoding TetR/AcrR family transcriptional regulator; protein product: MTQGSTWSARPSVPRTGRLSADDWARAGLDLLMTEGRSAVKISRLCADFGVTKGSFYWHFADFDALMAAVARLYFSQEMDAARGLVTMEEMPPSSGWRR